The following proteins come from a genomic window of Salvia hispanica cultivar TCC Black 2014 chromosome 4, UniMelb_Shisp_WGS_1.0, whole genome shotgun sequence:
- the LOC125220900 gene encoding CRIB domain-containing protein RIC6-like codes for MKELSLAPSIKCRLYCDNKAAISISENPVQHDRTKYVEVDRHFIKENIEGGIVELPFVHSEDQLADILTKAVNKRKKKLSFLTKKGLVWLMLGFKYISQIFEEEEKEDEIQIGLPTDVKHVAHIGWDGPAVDTPSWMNQFSGSPGLHSAPLGPPTGGEKGEPEIKWVSEDPSTKRSNRSVDLPDVPRSSRHSQSAEGNGELSPKKQKDPNKVKQRRNHSRETSEGGSVKSNREPSDPGVPDPAKKSRRKKSKESNGTGGSARPRSRANIDPGPDGESSVKNSELDNHQNN; via the exons ATGAAGGAACTCAGCTTAGCTCCTAGCATAAAGTGTCGACTATACTGTGACAACAAGGCCGCAATAAGCATCTCAGAGAATCCAGTTCAACATGATCGAACCAAATATGTTGAGGTGGATAGACACTTTATCAAGGAAAACATTGAAGGAGGCATTGTAGAGCTGCCATTTGTTCACTCAGAAGATCAGCTTGCTGACATTTTGACAAAGGCAGTCAACAAGAG aaaaaaaaagctgAGTTTCCTCACAAAAAAGGGGTTGGTTTGGCTCATGTTGGGCTTCAAGTACATTTCCCAGATTTTTG aagaggaagaaaaagaagacgAAATACAAATTGGTTTACCCACAGATGTAAAGCATGTAGCTCATATTGGATGGGATGGACCTGCTGTTGATACCCCAAGCTgg aTGAATCAATTCAGTGGATCTCCAGGCCTGCATTCTGCACCTTTAGGTCCCCCAACTGGTGGAGAAAAAGGGGAGCCTGAAATTAAATGGGTCTCTGAAG ATCCAAGCACTAAGAGAAGTAATAGAAGTGTTGATCTCCCGGACGTGCCGAGATCATCAAGGCACAGTCAATCAGCAGAAGGCAACGGCGAGTTGTCCCCGAAGAAGCAGAAAGATCCCAACAAGGTAAAGCAGAGGAGAAACCACTCAAGGGAGACATCAGAAGGAGGCAGTGTTAAGTCGAACCGGGAGCCATCCGACCCGGGGGTCCCGGATCCAGCCAAGAAATCACGCAGAAAAAAGTCGAAGGAGTCCAACGGGACAGGCGGATCCGCACGGCCACGATCGAGGGCTAACATCGATCCCGGCCCCGATGGTGAATCATCCGTCAAGAATTCCGAATTGGATAATCACCAAAACAACTAA
- the LOC125224375 gene encoding piriformospora indica-insensitive protein 2-like: MPQWRLSLTIFTILSAFTPPPAAAQSPLNPAEQAAVYRILDSVSPGTPWRSLFPDDLCSSAPHGVACDYFSSAATPHVTELSFGFVSDFSPNPACNPNSTLNPSLLSPLPRLRKLMFYKCFTHSKTPFPNLSSLTHASSLEELIFIENPALIGTLHARIGNLKRLRRLILTGTGVSGGVSDWIGKFADLEQLTLSRNGFSGEIPISSFRNMTKLKILDLSNNAFEGSLPESIGFATSLLKVDLSHNQFSGKIPENLTCLKDVQFLDLSYNKFGNFGFPLCLAEMPDLKEVYLSGNSLGGEIPDIWENMRGIMGIGLSSMGLVGSIPKSMGVHLRNACYIGLDNNMLQGVVPHELGDLELVSELNLENNNLSGRIPFSADFLSKLGGKLKLEGNLDLCIDETLKSAKVSLDLGHIKVCRKPYVSRNALFHDSFSPTSTFPFLALVLGVSALIAVSM, from the coding sequence ATGCCGCAGTGGCGTCTCTCCCTCACCATCTTCACCATTCTCTCCGCCTTCACGCCACCTCCTGCCGCCGCGCAGTCGCCGCTCAACCCGGCGGAGCAGGCGGCGGTCTACCGGATCCTCGACTCCGTCAGCCCCGGCACCCCGTGGCGCTCCCTCTTCCCCGACGACCTCTGCTCCTCCGCCCCCCACGGCGTCGCCTGCGACTACTTCTCCTCCGCCGCCACCCCTCACGTCACCGAGCTCAGCTTCGGCTTCGTCTCCGACTTCTCTCCCAACCCCGCCTGCAACCCTAACTCTACCCTTAACCCTTCCCTCCTCTCGCCGCTCCCCCGCCTCAGGAAGCTCATGTTCTACAAATGCTTCACGCACTCGAAAACTCCATTCCCCAATTTATCATCCCTCACCCACGCATCCTCGTTAGAGGAGCTGATCTTCATCGAGAATCCCGCCCTAATCGGTACCCTCCACGCCAGGATCGGAAACCTCAAACGACTCCGGCGGCTAATTCTCACCGGAACCGGCGTCTCCGGCGGGGTCTCCGACTGGATCGGGAAATTTGCCGATCTCGAGCAGCTTACCCTCTCGAGAAACGGATTCTCCGGCGAGATTCCGATTAGCTCCTTCCGTAACATGACGAAGCTCAAAATTCTCGATCTGAGCAACAATGCGTTTGAAGGATCTCTGCCGGAATCGATCGGATTCGCAACTTCGTTGCTCAAGGTTGATTTGAGCCACAACCAATTCTCTGGCAAAATTCCTGAGAATCTCACGTGCTTGAAGGACGTCCAGTTTCTCGATCTGAGCTACAACAAATTTGGTAACTTTGGGTTTCCTTTGTGTTTAGCAGAGATGCCAGATTTGAAGGAAGTGTATCTGAGCGGCAATTCCCTCGGAGGGGAGATTCCTGACATATGGGAAAACATGAGGGGTATAATGGGGATAGGGCTTTCCAGCATGGGGCTTGTTGGCAGCATCCCCAAATCAATGGGGGTACACCTCAGGAATGCATGCTACATAGGGCTAGACAACAACATGCTTCAAGGGGTTGTACCTCATGAGCTTGGTGATTTGGAGTTAGTGAGTGAGTTGAATTTGGAGAACAACAATCTGAGTGGGAGGATCCCTTTTTCTGCAGACTTCTTGTCGAAATTAGGGGGGAAGCTGAAGCTGGAGGGCAATTTGGACCTTTGCATTGATGAGACTCTCAAGTCTGCAAAGGTCAGTCTAGATCTTGGCCATATCAAGGTGTGTAGAAAGCCTTATGTTTCCAGAAATGCCCTTTTCCATGACAGCTTTTCTCCTACTTctacttttccatttttggctTTGGTTTTGGGTGTTTCAGCATTAATTGCGGTTTCaatgtaa
- the LOC125220139 gene encoding protein FAR1-RELATED SEQUENCE 5-like, which yields MIFAPFTGKDNHSRPVTFGAGLLSSEGRESYSWLFGCFVRCMGVAPKLIITDQDWGIKLAVQQVLLQTRHRWCMWHIMVKVSDKLPKSLLGNEDFKKELNACVWSDLLEPDEFDIIWNDIMERYGLEDVHWFGSMFEDREFWVPAYFRDFPMGSLLRTTSMSESENSFFKNYTKPRANLVQFINFFNYAVGDQRNANSRLNYLDYSTIPDLSTQLPIEKHASTIYTDSIFKHVQQEISIVCEIVSITTVEDNIKKHQVKDQYGRTLDVMYDCKQDTFDCSCKKFSRIGLLCCHIFCLLKNKSANLIPEKYFGRRWLKSSLLKAAHGLPSEEQQPFEHLDEKQEVKKKLFSNFYRLVQKSEGSMDHLSLLSAGLDDLEEHIFGNCAAPSVIEKKKMVEDFYGMAVPDVIDVHPPDVVSTKGSASGKVAKRQSAIRKANKPLRRCGKCHELGRHDSRNCGRVNEKTD from the exons ATGATTTTTGCTCCATTCACTGGAAAAGATAACCATTCTAGACCAGTTACATTTGGAGCTGGCTTGTTATCAAGTGAAGGTAGAGAATCCTATTCTTGGTTGTTTGGCTGTTTTGTTCGATGCATGGGGGTAGCACCCAAATTGATTATCACTGATCAAGATTGGGGGATCAAACTTGCTGTTCAACAAGTACTTTTACAAACAAGGCACCGATGGTGTATGTGGCATATCATGGTTAAGGTGTCAGATAAGTTGCCCAAATCTTTACTTGGTAATGAAGATTTCAAAAAAGAGTTGAATGCATGTGTTTGGTCTGATTTGTTAGAGCCTGATGAGTTTGATATAATATGGAATGATATAATGGAACGGTATGGATTAGAAGACGTGCACTGGTTTGGATCAATGTTTGAAGATAGAGAATTCTGGGTTCCTGCTTATTTTCGAGATTTTCCCATGGGGTCGCTTCTTAGGACTACATCGATGTCTGAATCGGAGAATagcttttttaaaaactacacAAAGCCACGTGCAAATCTTGTACAGttcatcaatttctttaattatgcTGTGGGAGATCAAAGGAATGCCAATTCACGATTGAACTACTTGGATTACTCAACTATTCCTGATTTGTCAACCCAATTGCCTATTGAGAAGCATGCATCTACAATCTACACTGATTCTATTTTCAAACATGTACAACAGGAAATAAGTATTGTATGTGAGATTGTTTCTATAACTACTGTTGAGGATAACATCAAGAAGCATCAGGTCAAGGACCAATATGGTAGAACATTGGATGTTATGTATGATTGTAAGCAAGACACATTCGACTGTAGTTGCAAGAAGTTTTCCAGAATTGGTTTGTTATGTtgtcatatattttgtttgttgaagaatAAGTCTGCTAATCTCATTCCTGAGAAATATTTTGGTCGAAGGTGGTTGAAGAGCTCTTTACTAAAGGCAGCACATGGTCTACCATCTGAGGAACAACAACCATTTGAAC ATTTGGATGAAAAGCAGGAAGTTAAGAAAAAGTTGTTCTCCAACTTTTATCGATTAGTCCAAAAGTCTGAAGGAAGTATGGATCATTTGTCTTTGTTAAGTGCTGGTCTTGATGATTTGGAAGAGcatatatttggaaattgtGCAGCACCTTCAGTCattgaaaagaagaagatggttgaggatttttatggaatggcAGTACCTGATGTAATTGATGTACATCCTCCAGACGTTGTTAGTACTAAAGGATCAGCTAGTGGCAAAGTAGCAAAGAGGCAGAGTGCAATAAGGAAAGCAAATAAGCCTCTACGACGGTGTGGTAAATGTCATGAGCTGGGTCGTCATGATTCAAGAAATTGTGGTAGAGTCAATGAGAAGACAGATTGA
- the LOC125218361 gene encoding uncharacterized protein LOC125218361, which produces MQMMDVIDNSLVSEDLLEKKYEDAPSTLRNFFRTYLGNGVNPSMGRTVKLSKTRYMNMPWQNDTNKVDCGIYVMRHLETYMGGPVRNWNSGLTKKGTESFIKLRARYTEALLIGDTNKKAFETLTMIKKKFENDSKKGEIDVEKMIREFKPPVY; this is translated from the exons ATGCAAATGATGGATGTGATTGACAATTCTCTGGTTAGTGAAGATTTACttgagaagaaatatgaagatGCACCAAGTACTCTG AGAAATTTCTTCCGAACTTATCTTGGAAATGGAGTCAATCCATCAATGGGAAGAACTGTCAAACTGTCAAAAACCAGATACATGAATATGCCATGGCAGAACGATACAAATAAAGTTGACTGTGGAATTTATGTGATGCGCCATTTGGAGACTTACATGGGTGGTCCTGTTCGTAACTGGAATTCGGGTTTAACGAAGAAGGGAACAGAGTCTTTCATAAAACTCCGTGCCAGATATACTGAAGCATTGCTTATTGGAGATACTAACAAGAAGGCTTTTGAGACACTTACAATGATAAAGAAGAAGTTTGAGAATGACAgcaaaaaaggagaaattgatgttgaaaagaTGATTAGAGAATTTAAACCCCCTGTATACTAA
- the LOC125219346 gene encoding protein TIC236, chloroplastic-like has translation MRLQLLSPFIGVPLNCTTFEAKNNRYTGYLRGATRKPFRRGLSCKCNKKVDFVFYGNKIKHFCGRNAELLWKKLELQSGRVINSVSEPIVRNERLVKFVTPVWEEGLFLFRCSVFFSVISGVCLLVWYGQSKAKLYVETNLLPSVCTLLSDHLQRELDFGKVRRISPLGITLESCSIGPHSEEFSCGEVPTVKLRIRPFASLRRGKIVVDAVLSSPSLLVAQKKNYTWLGIPYLVGVPQRHLSAEEGIDHRTRTRRLAREEATVRWERERDDAAKVSAENGYIISECESVLPEDDTYKEHMAGPTRTRLGTPDTFHYTDEKLQWRDHHCMDAGAEYDLKHADLERSFGAKVSSLENSIWSRIMPGSVRHKFKRKANGRDLSMSNIASKRRLLECSASAARSFFEGSVGFDSRKMDCSMTGSDDADFSCSEGTQFKGDQRAVYQDVKVDNSVGGRDDEHAVDLLTNNDVFEADNKLKTDFVSRVILEIPSRNRMDKAQDPFLFTSVKLSKVKNFSDKFSSVKTVRGTRNTNNSDINNEYLEGDNTVKTDVRLVKEVDNVEDDISGTQGSGASSSSSRTEVESSSSFSFLVKFPPLSSQLGLSTAYENFTEVWSHLLDNPWERLKSEIREGFEQISTEIVDEIGGENTSGIEKMIPVVLDSVHFQGGTLMLLAYGDTEPREMEVASGHVKFQNHYGRVHVQLSGNCKMWRSDLISEDGGWLSTDVYVDIIEQKWHANLKIANLFVPLFERILELPISWSKGRASGEVHICMSRGESFPNLHGQLDVTGLTFHIYDAPSAFSDVYASLFFRAQRIFLHNARGWFGDIPLEASGDFGIDPEQGEYHVMCQVPSVEVNALMKTFKMKPLLFPLAGSVTSVFNCQGPLDAPVFVGSALVSRKIIHTSADTPKSAAHEAMLNNKEAGAVAAIDHVPLSYVSANFTFNTDNCVADLYGIRATLVDGGEIRGAGNAWICPEGEVDDTAMDVNFSGNLCFDKIMHRYIPGYLQTMPFKLGDLNGETKVSGSLLKPRFDIKWTALKAEGSLSDARGDVIISHDYICVNSSSAAFELYTKVSTSYPDENLLCWRECKKVVGMPFSVEGIELDLRMRNFEFFNLVSSYTFDSLRPIHLKATGKIKFQGKVNKYYGEVTQSTTNSEMIPKEDDEDEKSISGDISISGLKLNQLMLAPQLAGVLHISSKGMKLDATGRPDESLAVEVVGPLQSTSEENLAEKVLSFSLQKGHLKANACYRPLHSTTLEVRHLPLDELELASLRGAISRAELQLNFQKRRGHGALSVLRPKFSGVLGEALDVAARWSGDVITVEQAILEQSNSKYELQGEYVLPGSRDRSPAGKEKGSLFQKVMTGHLGSMISSMGRWRMRLEVPNAEIAEMLPLARLLSRSSDPAVQSRSKDLFIQSLQSVGICAENLKKLLEEFHGHCATSYEVVLDDFDLPGLAELKGRWRGSLDASGGGNGDTMADFDFHGEEWEWGTYKTQRILAAGMYSNTDGLRLEKIFIQRDNATVHADGTLLGPKTNLHFAVLNFPVSLVPTFLQVIENSATEAVHSLRQLLAPIRGILHMEGDLKGNLAKPECDVQVRLLDGAVGGIELGRAEVVASLTPTTRFLFNARFEPIVQNGHVHIQGSIPLSLVQSNMLEEESAERDRNEASWMRDWEERSKASGDELNDRKGSRDKSQEVWDTQLAESLRGLNWNLLDAGEVRIDADVKDGGMMLLTALSPYANWLHGNAEVMLQVRGTVEQPLLDGSAYFHRATVSSPVLRKPVTNFGGTVLVNSNRLRIHSLEGKVSRKGKLSLKGNLPLRTTEAFVGDKLDLKCEVLEVRARNILSGQVDSQLQISGSIMQPNMSGKIKISQGEVYLPHDKGSGTAPFINDATNEPRPPAGAYGRMVATKYVSRFLNLKPASINSPFRLSPGAHDEADKEMVQVNGKPKLDIRLSDLRIVLGPELRIVYPLILNFAISGELELNGPAHPKSIKPKGVLTFENGDVNLVATQVRLKREHLNVAKFEPDNGLDPTLDLALVGSEWQFRIQSRASKWQEKLVVTSTRSVEQDLLSTTEAARVFESQLAESILEGDGQLAFKKLATATLETLMPRIEGKGEFGHARWRLVYSPQIPSLLSVDPTVDPLRSLASNISFGTEVEIQLGKRLQASVVRQMKDSEMAMQWTLIYQLTSRLRVLLQSAPSKRLLFEYSTTSQD, from the exons ATGAGACTCCAACTTCTTAGCCCGTTTATTGGGGTTCCACTTAATTGCACTACGTTTGAAGCAAAAAACAATCGATACACTGGTTATCTCAGGGGAGCTACTCGAAAACCCTTTAGAAGAGGTCTATCATGTAAATGTAAcaaaaaagttgattttgtATTCTATGGTAACAAAATTAAGCACTTCTGTGGGAGAAATGCCGAGCTACTTTGGAAGAAGTTAGAATTGCAGAGTGGTCGAGTGATCAATTCTGTCAGCGAGCCAATCGTGCGGAATGAGAGACTTGTCAAATTTGTGACTCCGGTGTGGGAAGAGGGTTTATTTCTGTTCAGGTGTTCTGTCTTCTTTTCTGTGATATCTGGGGTGTGCTTATTGGTGTGGTATGGGCAGTCGAAAGCAAAATTATATGTGGAAACCAATTTGCTGCCATCGGTTTGTACCCTGTTGAGTGATCATCTTCAGAGAGAGCTTGATTTTGGTAAGGTTCGCAGAATCTCGCCTTTAGGCATTACTTTGGAGTCGTGCTCGATTGGTCCTCACAGTGAAGAGTTCTCTTGTGGTGAGGTTCCCACTGTCAAGCTGCGTATTCGTCCGTTTGCGAGCCTCAGAAGGGGGAAAATAGTTGTTGATGCTGTTTTGTCAAGTCCAAGTTTGTTGGTAGCACAAAAGAAGAACTATACTTGGTTGGGAATACCTTATTTGGTAGGTGTTCCCCAGAGGCACTTGTCCGCTGAAGAGGGAATCGATCATCGTACAAGAACAAGGAGGCTTGCGAGGGAGGAAGCCACGGTTCGTTGGGAAAGGGAAAGAGATGATGCAGCTAAAGTATCTGCTGAGAATGGTTATATCATTTCAGAGTGTGAATCTGTCCTGCCTGAGGATGATACTTACAAGGAGCACATGGCTGGACCGACAAGGACAAGGCTAGGGACTCCCGATACTTTCCATTATACAGATGAGAAATTGCAGTGGAGAGACCATCACTGTATGGATGCTGGTGCCGAGTATGATTTGAAGCATGCTGATTTAGAGAGATCATTTGGTGCAAAAGTTTCAAGCCTTGAAAACAGCATCTGGTCCAGGATAATGCCTGGATCTGTGAGGCATAAGTTCAAGAGGAAGGCCAACGGTAGGGATTTATCTATGAGTAATATCGCTTCTAAAAGGCGACTTCTTGAGTGCAGTGCATCCGCAGCACGTTCATTTTTTGAAGGATCTGTAGGCTTTGATTCTCGCAAAATGGATTGTTCCATGACAGGCAGCGATGATGCTGATTTTTCTTGTTCTGAGGGGACCCAGTTCAAAGGAGATCAGAGAGCTGTGTATCAGGATGTAAAGGTTGACAATAGTGTTGGTGGTAGAGATGATGAACATGCTGTAGATTTACTGACAAATAATGATGTCTTTGAGGCAGACAACAAACTGAAGACTGATTTTGTTTCTCGAGTAATTTTAGAAATTCCATCTAGAAATCGGATGGATAAGGCTCAAGATCCGTTTCTCTTTACTTCGGTGAAACTTAGTAAAGTTAAAAACtttagtgacaaattttcatcaGTAAAAACTGTTAGAGGAACAAGAAACACCAATAATAGTGACATAAACAATGAATATCTTGAAGGAGATAATACAGTAAAAACAGATGTCAGGTTGGTCAAGGAGGTGGATAATGTTGAAGATGACATCTCGGGCACTCAGGGCTCTGGTGCCTCTAGTAGTTCCAGTCGTACTGAGGTTGAGTCTTCAAGTTCATTTAgttttttggtaaaatttccaCCATTGAGTTCACAATTGGGCCTGTCCACTGCCTATGAAAACTTCACAGAAGTGTGGTCTCATTTACTTGACAATCCTTGGGAAAGGCTGAAGTCTGAGATCAGGGAGGGATTTGAACAAATATCGACAGAAATAGTCGACGAGATTGGTGGAGAAAATACTTCAGGCATAGAGAAAATGATTCCTGTAGTTCTTGACTCGGTACATTTTCAAGGCGGCACTCTTATGCTGCTTGCATATGGTGATACAGAACCAAG AGAAATGGAAGTTGCCAGCGGACATGTGAAGTTTCAGAATCACTACGGGCGTGTGCATGTGCAGCTCAGTGGAAATTGTAAAATGTGGAGATCAGATTTGATATCTGAAGATGGTGGATGGTTGTCCACTGATGTTTATGTCGATATCATTGAGCAGAAATGGCATGCCAACTTGAAAATTGCAAATCTCTTTGTTCCG CTGTTCGAGCGGATACTAGAGCTTCCAATTTCATGGTCTAAAGGAAGAGCTAGCGGCGAG GTTCACATATGCATGTCACGGGGAGAAAGCTTTCCTAATCTTCATGGACAACTTGATGTAACAGGGTTGACCTTTCACATATATGATGCTCCATCAGCATTTTCT GATGTTTATGCAAGCTTGTTTTTCCGAGCCCAGCGAATATTTTTGCATAATGCAAGGGGATGGTTTGGTGATATTCCATTAGAAGCATCTGGGGATTTCGGCATTGACCCAGAGCAAGGAGAATATCACGTAATGTGTCAG GTTCCTTCAGTAGAAGTGAATGCCTTGATGAAAACATTCAAGATGAAGCCTCTGTTGTTTCCG CTAGCAGGGTCAGTAACATCTGTGTTCAACTGTCAAGGCCCGTTGGATGCTCCTGTTTTTGTTGGGAGTGCATTGGTCTCGAGGAAAATTATTCATACATCTGCTGATACACCAAAATCAGCTGCACACGAGGCAATGTTGAATAATAAAGAGGCTGGTGCAGTGGCAGCCATCGATCATGTTCCACTCTCCTACGTTTCTGCCAATTTTACCTTTAACACTGATAATTGT GTCGCTGATCTGTATGGAATCAGAGCTACACTTGTTGATGGTGGTGAGATTCGCGGAGCCGGGAATGCGTGGATCTGTCCTGAG GGTGAGGTTGATGACACAGCAATGGACGTTAACTTTTCTGGCAACTTGTGCTTTGACAAAATTATGCATCGCTATATACCTGGTTACCTCCAAACTATGCCATTTAAGCTAGGGGATCTGAATGGAGAAACAAAAGTCTCAGGCTCATTGTTAAAGCC GAGATTTGATATCAAATGGACTGCTCTGAAAGCTGAGGGGTCACTTTCTGATGCTCGTGGAGATGTGATTATCTCACACGATTACATTTGTGTTAATTCTTCATCTGCTGCTTTTGAATTATACACAAAAGTATCAACATCATATCCTGATGAAAATTTGTTATGCTGGAGAGAGTGTAAGAAAGTAGTTGGCATGCCTTTCTCTGTGgaaggaattgaattggatCTACGGATGcgcaattttgaatttttcaactTGGTTTCTTCCTATACCTTTGATTCTCTGAGGCCCATTCATTTGAAAGCAACAGGAAAAATTAAGTTTCAAGGAAAGGTCAACAAGTATTATGGCGAAGTTACCCAATCTACTACAAACTCAGAAATGATACCAAAGGAAGATGAcgaagatgaaaaaagtatttCTGGTGATATTTCAATCTCAGGTCTAAAACTCAATCAATTGATGTTGGCTCCTCAACTAGCTGGAGTGCTCCACATATCATCTAAGGGTATGAAG TTGGATGCTACTGGCCGACCAGATGAAAGTCTTGCAGTTGAAGTTGTTGGACCTTTGCAATCTACTTCTGAAGAAAATCTTGCGGAAAAAGTGctatctttttctttacaGAAAGGTCACCTGAAAGCTAATGCCTGTTATCGACCACTACATTCAACTACCTTAGAG GTTCGCCATTTGCCATTGGATGAGCTGGAGCTAGCATCACTTCGTGGAGCAATTTCAAGA gCCGAGCTGCagttgaattttcaaaaacgAAGGGGCCATGGTGCATTATCTGTTCTTCGACCAAAATTCAGTGGTGTGTTGGGTGAAGCTTTAGATGTAGCTGCCAGATGGAGTGGGGATGTG ATCACAGTTGAACAAGCAATCTTGGAGCAAAGCAATAGCAAATATGAACTGCAAGGGGAGTATGTATTGCCTGGTTCCCGGGACCGAAGCCCGGCTGGAAAGGAAAAAGGCAGCCTGTTTCAGAAAGTGATGACTGGTCATCTTGGGAGCATGATCTCTTCCATGGGTAGATGGAGAATGAGATTAGAGGTCCCTAATGCTGAGATTGCTGAGATGCTTCCTCTTGCTAGGCTTCTTTCTCGTAGTTCAGATCCCGCTGTTCAATCTAGATCAAAG GATCTTTTCATACAAAGTTTGCAGTCAGTTGGAATATGTGCAGAAAATCTTAAAAAACTGCTCGAG GAATTTCATGGTCATTGTGCCACATCTTATGAAGTTGTTCTGGACGACTTTGATCTTCCCGGTTTAGCTGAACTTAAAGGTCGTTGGCGTGGCTCTTTAGATGCAAGCGGGGGAGGCAATGGGGATACAATG GCAGATTTTGACTTCCATGGAGAGGAATGGGAGTGGGGAACATATAAAACTCAGCGTATTCTGGCAGCTGGTATGTACAGCAACACTGATGGTTTGCGTCTTGAGAAAATCTTCATCCAGAGGGACAATGCCACAGTTCATGCAGATGGGACTCTATTGGGCCCAAAGACAAATTTGCATTTTGCTGTGCTAAATTTCCCTGTCAGCTTGGTTCCAACTTTTCTTCAGGTTATCGAGAATTCAGCTACTGAAGCTGTTCATTCTCTTAGGCAGTTATTAGCACCAATCAGAGGCATCCTTCATATGGAAGGTGATCTTAAAGGCAATCTTGCAAAACCAGAATGTGACGTCCAAGTAAGGCTTCTGGATGGGGCAGTTGGGGGAATCGAACTTGGGAGGGCTGAAGTTGTTGCATCTCTAACCCCAACCACCCGCTTCCTGTTTAATGCAAGATTTGAACCCATTGTTCAAAATGGCCACGTACATATTCAAGGAAGCATACCTTTATCTCTTGTACAGAGTAATATGCTTGAGGAAGAAAGTGCAGAAAGGGATAGAAATGAAGCCTCATGGATGCGAGATTGGGAGGAGAGAAGTAAAGCATCCGGTGATGAGCTGAATGATCGAAAGGGATCCAGAGATAAAAGTCAAGAAGTTTGGGATACACAATTGGCAGAAAGCCTCAGAGGTCTAAACTGGAACTTGCTGGATGCAGGAGAAGTTAGGATCGATGCTGATGTCAAAGATGGTGGCATGATGTTGCTAACAGCTTTATCTCCTTATGCTAATTGGCTCCATGGCAATGCTGAAGTTATGCTTCAG GTGAGAGGTACTGTAGAACAACCATTATTGGATGGCTCTGCCTATTTTCACAGGGCAACTGTGTCTTCACCTGTGCTCCGGAAACCAGTAACCAATTTTGGAGGAACAGTTCTTGTAAATTCAAATAGACTGCGAATTCACTCATTGGAGGGTAAAGTTAgcagaaaaggaaaattatcattaaaaGGGAATCTTCCTCTACGTACAACTGAAGCATTTGTCGGTGATAAACTTGACCTAAAATGTGAGGTTCTGGAAGTGCGTGCTAGAAATATTTTGAG TGGTCAGGTTGATTCTCAGTTGCAAATATCTGGGTCTATTATGCAACCAAACATGTCTGGAAAGATAAAGATAAGCCAAGGAGAAGTTTATCTGCCACATGACAAGGGTAGTGGAACTGCACCCTTCATTAATGATGCAACAAATGAACCGAGGCCTCCAGCTGGTGCTTACGGTCGCATGGTTGCTACAAAATATGTTTCACGTTTTCTCAACCTAAAACCAGCATCAATTAATAGTCCTTTCCGGCTTTCACCTG GTGCACATGATGAAGCTGACAAGGAGATGGTGCAGGTAAATGGGAAGCCGAAGCTAGATATTCGCCTTTCGGACTTGAGGATTGTTCTTGGGCCTGAACTGAGGATAGTTTATCCTTTGATACTGAATTTTGCTATTAGCGGAGAGCTTGAATTAAATGGTCCTGCTCATCCCAAATCGATAAAACCAAAAGGGGTTTTAACATTTGAGAATGGTGATGTGAATCTTGTCGCAACTCAG GTGAGGCTCAAGCGCGAGCATCTTAATGTAGCAAAATTTGAGCCTGACAATGGACTTGATCCTACATTGGACCTAGCCCTGGTTGGATCAGAGTGGCAATTTAGAATTCAAAGTCGAGCTAGCAAATGGCAGGAAAAACTGGTTGTGACTTCAACACGTTCAGTGGAGCAAGATCTCCTTTCAACAACTGAG GCTGCAAGAGTGTTTGAGAGTCAATTAGCTGAATCAATTTTGGAAGGTGATGGCCAGCTTGCATTTAAGAAGCTTGCTACTGCAACGCTCGAGACATTGATGCCAAGGATAGAGGGCAAGGGAGAATTCGGACATGCACGGTGGAGACTGGTGTATTCTCCTCAGATCCCCAGCCTGCTCTCCGTTGATCCCACAGTTGATCCTCTTAGGTCTCTAGCTAGCAACATCTCATTTGGAACGGAAGTTGAAATTCAGCTGGGAAAACGTCTTCAG GCCTCTGTAGTTAGGCAGATGAAAGATTCGGAGATGGCCATGCAATGGACGCTGATCTACCAGCTGACGAGTCGTCTACGGGTACTCCTACAGTCAGCTCCATCCAAACGTCTTTTGTTTGAATATTCCACAACTTCACAGGACTAG